The following proteins are co-located in the Microvirga ossetica genome:
- a CDS encoding excinuclease ABC subunit UvrA, translating into MPKNSKFRSPTAMREGTGFVRVRGAREHNLKNIDLDIPRDALVVFTGVSGSGKSSLAFGTLYAEAQRRYLESVSPYARRLFHQMPVPDVDDVDGLPPAVALQQQRGSPTTRSSVGSVTTLSNLLRMLYSRAGDYPRGQAILYAESFSPNTPEGACPRCHGLGRVYEVTEQSMVPDDSLTIRERAIAAWPTAWHGQNLRDIATTLGFDVDRPWKDLPKKDRTWLLFTDEQPTVPVYPGYTQQEVRRALKRKEEPAYQGTFTSAKRHVLHTFANTQSPLMKRRVAQYMVSTECPLCHGKRLRQESLSVKFAGLDIADISGLPLARLSDIFRPYADGTASRRSKIEAEHPEKAVVVQRIAQDLVARLSVMLDLGLGYLAIDRSTPTLSPGELQRLRLATQVRSNLFGVVYVLDEPSAGLHPADTEALLNALGQLKASGNSQFVVEHNLDVIRHADWIVDVGPGAGEQGGFVLYSGPPDGLGQVEASQTRRFLFGESPLPPREPRAPKDWLRLAGITRNNLDGLDVAFPLGVFTSVTGVSGSGKSSLVSQALVELVAEHLGHDIPAQEEEGEELERAAVVPASGRIVGGMKGIKRLVRVDQKPIGRTPRSNLATYTGLFDHVRKLFAATRQARARRYDAGRFSFNVAKGRCPHCEGEGFVMVELLFLPSVYAPCPTCHGARYNAETLKIKYQDRSIADVLGMTVDAAWEFFADEPHLHRSLTIVREVGLGYLRLGQPATELSGGEAQRIKLATELQRIQRGDTLYVLDEPTTGLHPADVERLISQLDGLVEAGNTVIVVEHDMRVAARSDWVMDLGPGAGDEGGRVVASGPPDEVAKASGSRTAPYLAQALA; encoded by the coding sequence ATGCCAAAGAACAGCAAGTTCCGATCTCCGACGGCCATGCGGGAAGGAACCGGCTTTGTCCGCGTCCGCGGGGCCCGCGAGCACAATCTCAAGAATATCGATCTCGACATTCCTCGCGACGCCCTGGTGGTGTTTACGGGCGTCTCCGGTTCCGGAAAGTCGTCGCTCGCCTTCGGAACCCTTTATGCCGAGGCGCAACGGCGATATCTCGAGTCGGTGTCACCCTATGCGAGGCGACTGTTCCATCAGATGCCCGTCCCCGATGTGGACGACGTCGATGGCCTGCCGCCTGCCGTCGCGCTGCAGCAGCAGCGCGGCTCGCCGACCACGCGCTCCTCCGTGGGCAGTGTCACGACCTTGTCCAACCTCTTGCGCATGCTTTATTCCCGCGCCGGAGACTATCCGCGCGGCCAGGCGATCCTCTATGCCGAGTCGTTCTCGCCCAATACCCCGGAGGGGGCCTGTCCCCGATGCCATGGCCTCGGCCGGGTCTATGAGGTCACCGAGCAATCGATGGTGCCGGACGACTCGCTGACGATCCGCGAGCGTGCCATCGCCGCCTGGCCGACCGCCTGGCATGGCCAGAATCTTCGCGACATCGCGACCACGCTCGGCTTCGACGTCGATCGTCCCTGGAAGGATCTGCCCAAGAAGGACCGCACCTGGCTGCTCTTCACGGACGAGCAGCCGACCGTTCCGGTCTATCCGGGATATACGCAGCAGGAGGTTCGGCGCGCGCTCAAACGCAAGGAAGAGCCCGCCTATCAGGGAACGTTCACGAGCGCCAAGCGCCACGTGCTGCACACCTTCGCCAATACGCAAAGCCCGCTGATGAAGCGGCGCGTGGCGCAATACATGGTGAGCACCGAATGCCCCCTCTGCCACGGCAAGCGCCTTCGGCAAGAGTCCCTGTCCGTCAAGTTCGCGGGGCTGGACATCGCCGACATCTCCGGCCTGCCGCTCGCCCGCCTCTCCGACATCTTTCGCCCCTATGCGGACGGGACGGCCTCACGAAGGTCGAAGATCGAGGCGGAGCATCCGGAAAAGGCGGTGGTCGTGCAGCGCATCGCGCAGGATCTTGTCGCCCGGCTCAGCGTCATGCTCGATCTCGGGCTCGGCTATCTCGCCATCGATCGCAGCACCCCGACGCTTTCGCCCGGCGAGCTCCAGCGGCTGCGGCTCGCCACCCAGGTGCGCTCGAACCTGTTCGGTGTGGTCTATGTGCTCGACGAGCCGTCGGCCGGGCTTCATCCCGCCGATACCGAGGCGCTGCTGAATGCGCTTGGGCAGCTGAAGGCGTCCGGGAATTCGCAGTTCGTGGTCGAGCACAATCTCGACGTGATCCGTCACGCCGACTGGATCGTCGATGTCGGTCCGGGCGCCGGCGAGCAGGGCGGCTTCGTGCTCTATAGCGGCCCACCGGACGGGCTCGGACAGGTCGAGGCCTCGCAGACACGGCGCTTCCTGTTCGGCGAAAGCCCTCTCCCGCCTCGGGAGCCGCGCGCGCCGAAAGACTGGCTGCGCCTCGCCGGCATCACGCGCAACAACCTGGACGGGCTCGATGTCGCGTTTCCCTTGGGCGTGTTCACGAGTGTCACGGGAGTGTCCGGCTCCGGCAAGTCGAGCCTGGTCAGCCAGGCCCTGGTCGAACTGGTCGCGGAGCATCTCGGCCATGACATCCCCGCGCAGGAGGAAGAGGGGGAGGAGCTCGAGCGGGCAGCGGTCGTCCCCGCCAGCGGCCGGATTGTCGGCGGCATGAAAGGGATCAAGCGCCTGGTGCGGGTCGATCAGAAGCCGATCGGGCGCACGCCGCGCTCGAATCTTGCCACCTATACCGGCCTTTTCGATCATGTCCGCAAGCTCTTTGCCGCAACCAGGCAGGCGCGCGCCCGTCGCTACGATGCGGGACGCTTTTCCTTCAACGTCGCCAAGGGACGCTGTCCCCATTGCGAGGGCGAAGGCTTCGTGATGGTCGAGCTGCTGTTCCTGCCGAGCGTTTATGCACCTTGCCCGACCTGTCATGGGGCGCGGTACAATGCCGAGACGCTGAAGATCAAATACCAGGATAGGTCCATCGCCGACGTGCTCGGAATGACGGTCGACGCGGCCTGGGAGTTCTTCGCCGACGAGCCGCATCTGCATCGCTCCCTCACGATCGTGCGCGAGGTGGGTTTGGGCTATCTGCGGCTTGGCCAACCCGCGACCGAATTGTCCGGAGGGGAGGCGCAGCGGATCAAGCTTGCGACGGAGCTGCAGCGGATCCAGCGCGGCGACACGCTCTACGTCCTCGACGAGCCGACCACCGGCTTGCACCCGGCCGATGTGGAAAGGCTCATCTCCCAGCTCGACGGGCTCGTCGAAGCCGGCAATACCGTGATCGTGGTCGAGCACGACATGCGTGTCGCGGCGCGAAGCGACTGGGTCATGGATCTCGGTCCGGGAGCCGGTGACGAGGGCGGGCGGGTGGTGGCATCGGGGCCGCCGGACGAAGTGGCAAAAGCATCGGGCAGCCGGACGGCGCCTTATCTGGCGCAAGCTCTCGCTTGA
- a CDS encoding EAL domain-containing protein, with translation MILDPLTLAAAFVLLSAMLGVLLLFAWTHNRRVQALGWWGATFCLIPVGIGMANFGQSLPSHLNLLMANAFVTFGYGALYAGCRAFNGRTGWLPAIGLGPALWIGALPFIYETYSARLLLLSLVTGAYAALSAWELGKHAPRWLASQRAAVLLLSILVAFNVFRGLLGLSLGSTVWLNGFAARWSTEMALFLVVYAPALAFIFLSMAKEHLEEALRESEEHHRSSVELNPQIPWTADPHGNVLDMSPRWGELTGMPPEEALGQGWTTALHPDDVPIAAQHWSDAVVSRSLVDVAYRLCFADGSYRWFRARATPRLGEDGTLIRWYGTVEDIHDKKLAEERLRWAAYHDDLTGLPNRRLFFECLREALDSSSGQHRRIGLLVLDLDHLKQTNDRFGHDAGDALLKEFGQRLRRLVRTTDTVARLSGDEFTVVLSDVAGADGVAAVAQAILVRMQEPLTHNGKTLDCRTSIGGAISGEHSLIAEELLKQADLALYSCKAAGRGTFEMFKPLMRDEAQKTASALEIARRALEHDWIEPFYQPKVELGSGRLAGFEALLRWRHPRMGIQLPDTLAPAFDDMQLGLALGARMLACVASDIRRWLDAGLPVGRVSLNASPADFRRDDYAEWTLERLRVAGVPPSCFGLEITETVFLDHNAENVLKALHTLSEGGISVALDDFGTGYASLSHLKRFPVNVIKIDRSFVSDVETDAGNAAIVKAVLSLGQSLRIRVVAEGVETASQASFLREHGCDVGQGYHFGRPMPAGEAEHFLTSLKPDPLIARPCEP, from the coding sequence ATGATCCTTGATCCCCTCACGTTAGCCGCTGCCTTTGTGCTGCTCTCAGCCATGCTCGGCGTGCTCTTACTCTTCGCCTGGACGCACAACCGAAGAGTTCAGGCCCTCGGCTGGTGGGGAGCCACCTTCTGCCTGATCCCGGTCGGAATCGGAATGGCAAACTTCGGACAGAGCTTGCCGAGCCATCTCAATCTGCTCATGGCGAATGCCTTTGTGACCTTCGGCTATGGCGCCCTGTACGCTGGATGCAGGGCCTTCAACGGCCGCACAGGCTGGTTGCCCGCCATCGGCCTCGGACCCGCCCTCTGGATTGGGGCTCTCCCATTCATTTACGAGACATACAGCGCCAGACTTTTGCTCTTGTCCCTGGTTACCGGAGCATACGCAGCCCTGTCTGCCTGGGAGCTCGGGAAGCACGCTCCTCGGTGGCTGGCCTCCCAGCGAGCCGCGGTCCTCCTCCTGTCCATCCTCGTTGCCTTCAATGTTTTCCGCGGACTGCTTGGGCTGTCGCTGGGCTCGACCGTCTGGCTCAATGGCTTTGCCGCCCGGTGGTCCACGGAAATGGCGCTCTTTCTCGTGGTCTATGCCCCTGCGCTCGCCTTCATCTTCCTGTCCATGGCCAAGGAGCACCTCGAAGAGGCCCTGCGCGAGAGTGAGGAGCACCATCGCTCGTCTGTTGAGCTCAATCCGCAGATCCCGTGGACGGCCGATCCGCACGGCAATGTGCTCGACATGTCTCCGCGTTGGGGCGAGTTGACGGGAATGCCTCCGGAGGAGGCGCTTGGGCAAGGCTGGACCACGGCCCTGCACCCGGACGATGTCCCCATCGCAGCACAACACTGGTCGGATGCTGTAGTCAGCCGCAGTCTTGTCGATGTCGCGTACCGTCTGTGCTTTGCCGACGGGAGCTATCGCTGGTTCCGCGCCCGGGCCACGCCCCGGCTTGGAGAGGACGGCACCCTGATCCGCTGGTACGGCACGGTCGAGGATATCCACGATAAAAAGCTTGCCGAGGAGCGTCTCCGCTGGGCGGCCTATCATGACGATCTGACGGGCTTACCCAACCGCAGGCTTTTCTTTGAGTGCCTGCGCGAGGCGCTTGACAGCAGTTCGGGCCAACATCGCAGGATCGGTCTGCTGGTCCTGGATCTGGATCATCTCAAGCAGACCAATGACCGGTTCGGTCACGATGCCGGTGACGCTCTGTTGAAGGAATTCGGCCAGCGACTGCGACGCCTTGTACGCACCACCGATACAGTTGCGCGTCTGAGCGGTGACGAGTTCACCGTCGTCCTGTCGGATGTTGCCGGAGCGGATGGTGTTGCGGCGGTGGCTCAAGCCATTCTGGTCCGAATGCAAGAGCCCCTGACGCACAATGGCAAGACGTTGGATTGCCGCACCAGCATTGGAGGCGCCATCTCTGGCGAGCACAGTCTGATTGCAGAGGAGCTTCTGAAGCAGGCGGACCTTGCGCTGTATAGCTGCAAGGCAGCGGGCCGCGGCACGTTCGAGATGTTCAAGCCCCTTATGCGCGATGAGGCGCAGAAAACAGCCTCGGCTCTGGAAATCGCGCGCCGAGCGTTAGAGCATGATTGGATCGAGCCCTTCTACCAGCCGAAAGTGGAGCTAGGCTCAGGGAGGCTCGCCGGCTTTGAGGCGCTCCTGCGCTGGCGCCACCCCCGCATGGGGATCCAATTACCCGACACCCTTGCGCCCGCTTTTGATGACATGCAACTCGGGCTTGCCCTTGGTGCCCGCATGCTCGCCTGCGTGGCCAGCGACATACGTCGCTGGCTCGATGCAGGCCTTCCTGTTGGCAGAGTCTCACTCAATGCGTCCCCCGCCGATTTCCGTCGGGATGATTATGCCGAATGGACGCTCGAACGCCTTCGCGTGGCAGGCGTTCCGCCGAGCTGTTTTGGGTTGGAGATTACCGAAACTGTGTTTCTCGACCACAATGCTGAGAATGTTCTAAAAGCGCTCCATACCCTGAGCGAAGGGGGAATTTCCGTGGCGCTCGATGATTTCGGCACGGGCTACGCCTCGCTGTCGCACCTGAAGCGGTTCCCGGTCAACGTCATTAAGATCGACCGCTCGTTCGTGAGCGACGTGGAAACCGATGCGGGAAATGCCGCAATTGTCAAAGCGGTGCTGAGCCTTGGACAGAGCCTCCGCATCAGAGTGGTTGCCGAAGGCGTTGAAACCGCGTCGCAGGCGTCGTTTCTCCGGGAGCACGGCTGTGACGTGGGACAGGGCTACCATTTCGGGCGCCCCATGCCGGCGGGCGAGGCAGAGCACTTCCTGACATCATTGAAGCCTGACCCTCTAATCGCAAGGCCATGCGAACCTTGA